The Juglans microcarpa x Juglans regia isolate MS1-56 chromosome 2S, Jm3101_v1.0, whole genome shotgun sequence genome has a window encoding:
- the LOC121253205 gene encoding LRR receptor-like serine/threonine-protein kinase ERL1 gives MGEVVFLKWRSKKFSLCLIMAVLVLLSPIVYALNDEGKALMLIKASFSNVANVLLDWDDVHDDDFCSWRGVFCDHTSLSVLTLNLSNLNLGGEISPAIGDLRNLQYIDLQGNKLTGQIPDELGNCASLVHLDLSENLMFGDIPFSISKLKQLELLNFKNNQLTGPIPSTLTQIPNLKTLDLARNQITGEIPRLLYWNEVLQYLGLRGNSLTGTLSPDMCQLTGLWYFDVRGNNLTGTIPESIGNCTSFEILDISYNQITGEIPYNIGFLQVATLSLQGNRLTGKIPEVIGLMQALAVLDLSENELVGPIPPILGNLSYTGKLYLHGNNLTGPIPPELGNMLKLSYLQLNDNKLVGQIPAELGKLDQLFELNLANNELEGLIPPNISFCIALNKFNVHGNHLNGSIPLGLRNLESLTYLNLSANNFKGRIPLELGHIINLDTLDLSGNNFSGPVPASVGDLEHLLTLNLSNNHLDGSLPAEFGNLRSIQIIDMSFNNFSGKIPPEFGQLQNIVSLILNNNNLNGKIPDQLTNCFSLATLNVSYNNLSGVVPPLRNFSRFSPDSFIGNPLLCGNWLGSISGPYVPKSRVLFSRAAVICMTLGFITLLSTVIVAIYKSNQPKQLTKGSKGTRHGHPTLVILHMDMAIHTFDDIMRITENLSEKYVIGYGASSTVYKCVLKNSRPIAIKRIYNQYPNNVREFETELQTIGSIRHRNLVSLHGYALSPYGNLLFYDYMENGSLWDLLHGPSKKVKLDWETRLNIAVGVAQGLSYLHHDCNPRIIHRDVKSSNILLDENFEAHLSDFGIAKCISTTKTHASTYILGTIGYIDPEYARTSRLNEKSDVYSYGIVLLELLTGKKAVDNESNLHQLIMSKADDNTVMEAVDPEVSVTCIDLAHVRKTFQLALLCTKRNPSERPAMHEVARVLVSLLPTHLGKPCFEPPDTIDYAQFMIDKGQQQLKMQQRQVQQDNNSSDAQWFVRFGEVISKNTL, from the exons ATGGGAGAGGTGGTGTTCTTAAAATGGAGGAGCAAGAAGTTCTCATTGTGTTTGATAATGGCGGTTCTGGTTCTTCTCTCTCCCATTGTTTATGCACTCAACGACGAAG GAAAAGCGCTAATGTTGATCAAGGCCTCGTTTAGCAACGTAGCGAACGTTTTGCTTGACTGGGACGACGTGCACGACGACGATTTCTGTTCCTGGCGCGGCGTCTTTTGCGACCACACCAGCCTCTCTGTGCTTACTCT GAATCTGTCTAATTTGAACCTGGGTGGAGAGATTTCGCCGGCAATTGGTGATTTGAGAAACTTGCAATACAT AGACTTGCAGGGGAATAAGCTTACTGGTCAAATACCGGACGAACTTGGGAACTGTGCTTCTCTTGTGCATCT GGATTTATCTGAGaatttgatgtttggggacATACCCTTTTCGATATCTAAGCTTAAGCAGCTTGAGCTTTT GAATTTTAAGAACAATCAACTGACTGGTCCCATCCCGTCAACTCTAACCCAGAttccaaatctcaaaactcT cgACCTTGCCCGGAACCAGATTACTGGGGAGATACCAAGACTTCTGTATTGGAATGAAGTACTACAATACCT GGGGCTACGTGGAAATTCTTTAACTGGAACACTTTCACCTGATATGTGTCAATTAACTGGCCTGTGGTATTT TGATGTTAGAGGCAATAATCTAACTGGTACAATCCCAGAAAGTATTGGGAACTGCACAAGTTTTGAAATCTT GGATATATCCTACAATCAGATCACCGGGGAGATTCCATACAATATTGGATTCTTACAAGTGGCTACTCT GTCCCTGCAAGGAAATAGACTAACGGGGAAGATCCCAGAGGTGATTGGTCTGATGCAGGCCCTTGCTGTTCT GGATTTGAGTGAGAATGAACTCGTTGGGCCAATACCACCAATACTTGGCAACTTGTCATACACGGGCAAACT GTACCTCCATGGCAACAACCTCACTGGTCCAATTCCTCCAGAGCTTGGCAATATGTTAAAACTTAGCTACCT GCAACTGAATGACAACAAACTGGTTGGGCAAATTCCTGCTGAACTTGGGAAGCTGGACCAGTTGTTTGAATT GAATCTTGCCAACAATGAGCTTGAAGGACTGATTCCACCCAACATAAGCTTCTGTATAGCATTGAATAAATT CAATGTGCATGGTAATCACCTAAATGGATCAATCCCTTTGGGTTTGCGCAATCTAGAGAGCTTGACTTATCT AAATCTATCGGCTAACAATTTCAAAGGCAGGATTCCGCTAGAGCTTGGACACATCATTAATCTTGATACACT TGATCTCTCTGGCAACAACTTCTCTGGACCTGTTCCAGCTTCAGTTGGTGACTTGGAGCACCTTCTCACCCT GAATTTGAGTAACAATCATCTTGATGGGTCTCTGCCAGCTGAATTTGGCAACCTCAGAAGTATACAGATTAT TGACATGTCATTCAATAATTTCTCTGGTAAAATCCCTCCAGAGTTCGGTCAGCTGCAGAATATTGTCTCTCT GATTCTTAACAACAACAACTTGAATGGAAAAATTCCTGATCAACTAACAAATTGTTTCAGTCTGGCTACTCT GAATGTCTCTTACAATAATTTATCAGGAGTTGTACCTCCTTTGAGGAACTTCTCGCGGTTTTCACCTGACAG CTTCATAGGGAATCCATTATTATGTGGCAACTGGTTGGGATCAATAAGTGGACCTTATGTGCCAAAATCCAGAG TGCTTTTCTCTAGAGCTGCGGTTATTTGTATGACACTGGGCTTCATTACATTATTGTCCACGGTGATAGTTGCTATctacaaatccaaccaaccaaaGCAATTGACAAAGGGATCTAAAGGGACCAGACATG gtCATCCCACGCTTGTCATTCTTCACATGGATATGGCTATTCACACCTTTGATGATATAATGAGAATCACGGAGAATCTGAGTGAGAAGTATGTTATAGGATATGGTGCTTCTAGCACGGTTTACAAGTGCGTCTTGAAGAATTCCCGACCAATTGCAATTAAGCGAATTTACAACCAATATCCAAACAATGTGCGAGAATTTGAGACTGAACTTCAAACCATTGGTAGCATCCGACACAGAAACCTGGTCAGCCTACATGGATATGCCCTGTCTCCCTATGGAAACCTCCTCTTCTATGACTACATGGAGAACGGTTCTCTATGGGATCTCCTTCATG GACCATCAAAGAAAGTTAAACTTGATTGGGAGACGCGACTGAATATAGCTGTTGGGGTTGCTCAGGGACTTTCTTATCTTCATCATGATTGCAACCCCCGAATTATACACAGGGATGTTAAGTCCTCAAATATCCTGCTGGACGAGAATTTTGAGGCTCATCTCTCTGATTTTGGGATTGCCAAATGCATCTCAACTACAAAAACTCACGCATCCACTTACATTCTTGGAACAATTGGCTACATTGATCCAGAGTATGCCCGAACCTCCCGACTCAATGAAAAATCAGATGTTTATAGCTATGGCATTGTTCTCCTGGAGCTACTTACTGGGAAGAAGGCAGTGGACAATGAATCAAACTTACACCAACTG ATAATGTCCAAGGCAGATGATAATACAGTAATGGAGGCTGTTGATCCCGAGGTTTCTGTGACGTGCATAGATTTAGCCCATGTCAGAAAGACCTTCCAACTTGCTTTGCTATGCACGAAGCGGAACCCTTCTGAGAGGCCAGCCATGCATGAGGTAGCTAGGGTTCTGGTCTCCCTGCTTCCAACTCATCTTGGGAAACCATGTTTTGAACCACCAGATACCATTGACTATGCTCAATTCATGATTGACAAGGGGCAACAACAATTGAAAATGCAGCAGCGGCAGGTTCAGCAGGATAACAATTCGTCTGATGCTCAGTGGTTTGTTCGGTTTGGTGAAGTTATATCTAAGAACACCCTATGA